One segment of Syngnathus typhle isolate RoL2023-S1 ecotype Sweden linkage group LG9, RoL_Styp_1.0, whole genome shotgun sequence DNA contains the following:
- the ybey gene encoding endoribonuclease YbeY gives MGVVVRNLQKVVPLRRARLRKDVNTLRHILGIQKFDLGVVCVDNRRIQHINNIYRKKNEPTDVLSFPFHEGLRPGKMPCPLHRDELNLGDIFLGVEFLMRQCQEESTDLHEALTVVTTHGICHLLGYRHETEEEWHEMLQKESYILGEYNRLTGQHLMPMMKPYHQDR, from the exons atgggtgTAGTGGTACGGAATCTTCAAAAAGTAGTTCCTCTTCGCCGCGCCCGGCTCCGCAAGGACGTGAACACCCTCAGGCACATCTTGGGCATCCAGAAGTTCGATTTGGGCGTCGTTTGTGTGGACAACCGCAGAATTCAGCACATCAACAACATTTACAGGAAGAAAAACGAACCCACCGATGTCCTCTCGTTTCCATTCCATGAG GGTCTGCGACCCGGCAAGATGCCGTGTCCCCTCCACAGAGACGAGCTGAATCTCGGTGACATTTTCCTGGGGGTGGAGTTCCTCATGAGACAGTGTCAGGAGGAGTCCACGGATCTCCACGAAGCCCTCACC GTGGTGACGACCCACGGTATTTGCCACCTGCTTGGCTACAGACACGAGACGGAGGAGGAATGGCATGAG ATGCTGCAGAAGGAAAGCTACATTCTTGGCGAGTACAATAGACTGACAGGGCAACATTTGATGCCCATGATGAAGCCATACCACCAAGACAggtga
- the lss gene encoding lanosterol synthase, producing the protein MTEKMHLRRRGGPYKTEPATDLRRWRLSNVEGRQTWSYLEHVDASEREQTMLEAHSLGLDTSKFVHDSPAARTAVDAALKGMNFYSHLQAEDGHWAGDYGGPLFLLPGLLITCHIAKIHLEQSWKKEMVRYLRSVQLPDGGWGLHIEDKSTVFGTALSYTSLRILGVDPDDPDLVRARNNLHSKGGAAGIPSWGKFWLAILNVYDWEGMNTLLPEMWLFPSWLPAHPSTLWCHCRQVYLPMSYCYAVRLAADEDALVLGLRQELYVQDYASIDWPAQRNNVAACDLYTPHSKLLSAAYTMLNVYEAHHSATLRGMAVKELYQHIQADDLFTKCISIGPISKTINMLVRWYVDGPSSAVFQEHVSRIADYLWLGLDGMKMQGTNGSQLWDTCFAVQAFLEAGAQDNPQLAECLRRARHFLTITQIPDNPPDYQKYYRQMNKGGFPFSTRDCGWIVADCTAEGLKSLMLLQEARPSVGEPVAPQRLYDAINVLLSMRNSDGGFATYETKRGGKLLELLNPSEVFGDIMIDYTYVECTSAVMQALGHFHKVHPEHRAEEIRKSLEDGLEYCRRTQRPDGSWEGSWGVCFTYGTWFGLEAFACMGHHYQRNGCAEVRHACRFLLDRQMADGGWGEDFESCEQRRYVQSGSAQIHNTCWALLGLMAVRHPDRRAIERGVKLLLDKQLPNGDWPQENISGVFNKSCAISYTSYRNVFPIWTLGRFASLNPGSSLSGKVKL; encoded by the exons ATGACTGAGAAGAT GCACTTGCGGAGGCGAGGAGGACCGTACAAGACGGAGCCGGCTACGGACCTGAGGCGCTGGAGGCTTTCTAACGTCGAGGGCAGGCAGACCTGGTCATACCTGGAGCATGTGGATGCCTCAGAAAGGGAGCAGACCATGCTAGAGGCCCATTCTTTAGGCTTGGACACG AGCAAGTTTGTGCACGACTCCCCAGCCGCCCGCACGGCCGTGGATGCCGCCCTGAAAGGTATGAACTTCTACAGCCACCTCCAAGCCGAGGACGGCCACTGGGCGGGGGACTACGGAGGACCACTCTTCCTGCTGCCCG GTCTACTGATCACTTGCCATATTGCTAAGATCCATCTGGAGCAGAGCTGGAAAAAAGAGATGGTGCGATACCTGCGCTCTGTTCAGCTGCCAGATGGAGGCTGGGGCCT ACATATCGAGGACAAGTCCACGGTGTTTGGCACGGCTTTGAGTTACACCTCGCTACGGATTCTGGGTGTCGATCCGGATGATCCCGACTTGGTTCGGGCGAGGAACAACCTGCATAGCAAAG GCGGTGCGGCGGGCATCCCATCCTGGGGTAAATTCTGGTTGGCCATTTTGAACGTCTATGACTGGGAAGGAATGAACACGCTCCTACCCGAGATGTG GCTGTTCCCCAGCTGGCTGCCGGCCCACCCGTCCACGCTGTGGTGCCACTGTCGGCAGGTCTACCTCCCAATGAGCTACTGTTACGCTGTGAGACTGGCGGCCGACGAGGACGCCCTGGTCCTTGGCCTCAGACAG GAGCTTTATGTCCAAGACTACGCCAGCATCGACTGGCCAGCTCAGCGCAACAATGTGGCGGCGTGTGACTTGTACACTCCACACAGCAAACTGCTGTCTGCAGCCTACA CCATGCTCAATGTGTACGAGGCCCACCACAGCGCCACGCTGAGAGGAATGGCCGTCAAAGAACTGTACCAGCACATCCAGGCCGACGACCTCTTCACCAAATGTATCAGCATTGGCCCG ATCTCCAAGACAATCAACATGCTGGTCCGCTGGTACGTAGACGGCCCCTCGTCTGCAGTCTTCCAGGAGCACGTGTCCAGAATCGCCGACTACCTCTG GCTGGGACTGGATGGTATGAAAATGCAG GGCACCAACGGGTCTCAGCTCTGGGATACTTGCTTTGCCGTTCAGGCTTTCCTTGAG GCGGGAGCCCAGGACAACCCCCAGCTCGCCGAGTGTCTCCGACGCGCCCGGCACTTTCTGACAATCACACAG ATCCCAGATAATCCTCCCGATTACCAAAAGTACTACCGTCAAATGAACAAG GGAGGCTTCCCCTTCAGCACGCGCGACTGCGGCTGGATCGTGGCCGACTGCACGGCGGAGGGCCTCAAGTCGCTGATGCTGCTGCAGGAGGCGCGCCCCTCCGTCGGCGAGCCCGTCGCGCCTCAGCGCCTCTACGACGCCATCAACGTG TTGCTGAGCATGAGAAACTCTGACGGCGGCTTTGCCACGTATGAAACAAAGAGAGGGGGGAAACTTCTCGAGCTGCTGAACCCCTCCGAGGTTTTCG GTGACATCATGATCGATTACACCTATGTGGAATGTACGTCAGCGGTGATGCAGGCTCTGGGCCATTTCCACAAGGTGCATCCTGAACACCGCGCCGAGGAAATCAG GAAGAGCCTGGAAGATGGGCTGGAGTACTGTCGCAGGACGCAGAGGCCCGACGGATCGTGGGAAGG GTCCTGGGGCGTGTGCTTCACCTACGGGACCTGGTTTGGCTTAGAAGCCTTCGCCTGTATGGGACACCATTATCAGAG GAACGGCTGCGCGGAGGTACGCCACGCCTGCCGCTTCCTTCTGGATCGGCAGATGGCGGACGGCGGCTGGGGGGAGGACTTTGAGTCGTGCGAGCAACGGCGCTACGTCCAGAGCGGCTCGGCGCAGATCCACAACACCTGCTGGGCTCTGTTGGGCCTCATGGCGGTCAG GCACCCTGACCGGCGGGCCATCGAGCGAGGTGTCAAGCTGCTGCTGGACAAGCAGCTGCCCAACGGAGACTGGCCTCAG GAGAATATCTCGGGCGTGTTCAACAAAAGCTGCGCCATCAGCTACACCTCCTACAGGAACGTCTTCCCCATTTGGACCCTGGGCCGCTTCGCCTCTCTCAACCCCGGCAGTTCTCTGAGCGGCAAGGTCAAGCTGTGA
- the usp37 gene encoding ubiquitin carboxyl-terminal hydrolase 37 — protein MATLVPKVSSGGAVKMRYTGDDVGVSRWREGTFEILEKDNKVKLCLKFNSGGYGKTFELNQNVKKVSFGVNRISLYLKDSRLIVLDQMSSTLARKTNDYLEKLMQGKTSVLKSSNGSVNFSLPTRRSLKNDISPSAERQITTRRQIAEGREDSTPRKPLCSSSRAASTSTRAGHSDNRNEKRKRHLASENDLTEDYPKENDSSSNNKAISDPSREFLLIFKEKLKQAEDNRSLAPLASTPLQPTSFYSRGSGTKDNSQGHSFSERATSTSASPAAKRSLLLPVHSTPSKKVRPSLDYGGWNKPRPSAAVQSQPPLQGFSNLGNTCYMNSILQSLLSLPSFSNDLLRQSIPWKKVPTNALLSRFAHLLAKKDVGCPETQKDLLRKVKSAISSTAERFSGNMQNDAHEFLSQCLDQLKDDMEKVNKSQASAAKPDPGEEADTSRVYTCPVAVNMAFEVQHTITCKNCGEVLIKREQFNDLSIDLPRRKKTLPLRSIQDSLDLFFRLEEIEYSCEKCNRKAATVTHKFSKLPRVLILHLKRYNFNAQLSLNSKLGQQVVIPRYLTLLSHCTDSTRPPIPLGWSSQASRALKTSQPPSASMAPLRKLAGKTVNCNNASALVDSDSEEEKLCRKASTARRRRISNSLPEDDERPEERGDPSDLSGINDDEMLEAVLEFSRQEAGVTAPPLVLDDEPTSSPDTGFGDTDAQELAYHTELMETDTKQPANVLDSLDLTMDENKENQTPEGSQGQQGEMDWVQQYNLEQEREDQELQQALAQSLKEHEAQELREADDLKRATELSLQEFNNSLPEHICSDDDSGNEDVLDMEYTEAEVESLKRNAECGDLANSFRLISVVSHIGSSSTSGHYISDVYDMKKQSWLTYNDLDVSRTQEAAVQRERDRSGYIFFYMHKDVFEQLSEMEKAPGNVSDLGRNVLQPL, from the exons ATGGCCACCCTAGTGCCCAAAGTGTCCAGTGGCGGCGCTGTGAAGATGCGCTACACCGGCGATGATGTCGGGGTCTCGCGTTGGAGGGAAGGCACCTTTGAGATCCTGGAAAAGGACAACAAAGTCAAGTTGTGTTTGAAATTCAACTCTGGAGGCTATGGCAAAACCTTTGAG CTGAATCAAAATGTGAAGAAAGTCTCCTTTGGCGTTAACCGAATCTCGCTGTATTTGAAAGACAGCCGGTTGATCGTCCTGGACCAGATGTCTTCCACTTTGGCCCGGAAGACTAATGACTATCTGGAGAAGCTAATGCAAGGAAAGACAA GTGTTTTAAAATCATCCAATGGAAGTGTAAACTTCAGTCTGCCGACCCGCCGCTCATTGAAGAATGACATCAGTCCCTCTGCGGAGAGACAG ATAACAACAAGACGTCAGATTGCCGAGGGACGGGAGGATTCCACGCCGCGTAAACCTCTGTGCAGCTCGAGCAGAGCCGCCTCCACATCTACTCGAGCCGGACATTCCGACAACCG GAATGAGAAGAGAAAGCGACACCTCGCCTCTGAAAATGACTTGACTGAAGACTACCCCAAGGAAAACGACTCCTCCAG CAACAACAAAGCCATTTCGGACCCATCGAGGGAGTTTTTGCTGATTTTCAAAGAAAAACTGAAGCAAGCAGAGGACAATCGCAGTTTAG CTCCCCTGGCTTCGACTCCCCTCCAGCCCACTTCATTCTACAGCAGAGGATCCGGGACCAAGGATAACAGCCAGGGCCACTCCTTTTCAGAAAG GGCCACGAGTACGTCGGCGTCACCCGCAGCCAAGCGCAGCCTCCTGCTGCCCGTTCACTCCACTCCTTCCAAGAAAGTGCGACCCTCTTTGGATTACGGCGGCTGGAACAAGCCGAGGCCCTCGGCCGCAGTCCAGTCGCAGCCTCCCCTGCAAGG GTTTTCAAATTTGGGCAACACTTGCTACATGAATTCCATTCTGCAGTCCCTCTTGAGCCTCCCGTCCTTCTCCAACGACTTGCTGAGGCAGAGCATCCCTTGGAAGAAAGTGCCCACCAATGCGCTGCTCAG TCGTTTTGCTCATCTTCTGGCCAAGAAGGACGTGGGTTGCCCGGAAACGCAAAAGGACCTCTTgaggaaagtgaaaagtgccatctCATCCACCGCCGAGCGTTTCTCTGGAAATATGCAGAAT GACGCTCACGAGTTCCTCAGCCAGTGTCTGGACCAGCTGAAAGACGACATGGAGAAAGTGAACAAAAGTCAGGCATCTGCGGCCAAGCCGGATCCCGGCGAAGAAGCCGACACCTCTCGCGTCTACACCTGCCCTGTGGCTGTCAACATGGCGTTCGAAGTGCAGCACACCATCACGTGCAAAAA TTGCGGCGAAGTGTTAATCAAGCGCGAGCAGTTCAACGACCTGTCCATCGACCTACCTCGCAGGAAGAAGACCCTCCCGCTTCGATCGATCCAAGATTCCCTGGATCTGTTTTTCAGG CTGGAGGAAATTGAATATTCCTGTGAGAAGTGCAATAGAAAAGCAGCCACGGTTACACACAAATTCAGCAAACTACCCAG AGTGCTCATCCTTCATCTGAAAAGGTACAATTTTAACGCCCAGCTGTCTCTGAACAGCAAGCTCGGCCAGCAGGTGGTGATACCCCGCTACCTGACCCTACTGTCACACTGCACCGACTCCACACGACCCCCCATCCCTCTCGGCTGGAGTTCCCAAGC GTCCAGAGCACTCAAAACATCCCAACCACCCAGTGCGTCCATGGCTCCTCTccg GAAGCTCGCAGGGAAGACCGTTAATTGCAACAACGCATCGGCGCtagtggactcggactcggaagAGGAGAAGCTTTGCAGAAAGGCGAGCACCGCCCGAAGACGACGAATCAGCAACAGTCTGCCAGAAGATGATGAACGACCAGAAGAG CGGGGAGATCCAAGCGATCTCAGTGGGATCAACGACGATGAAATGTTAGAAGCCGTGCTCGAGTTCAGTCGGCAGGAGGCCGGTGTCACCGCGCCGCCTTTGGTCCTGGACGACGAGCCTACGAGCAGCCCGGACACGGGCTTCGGCGACACGGATGCCCAGGAACTGGCCTATCACACTGAGCTGATGGAGACGGACACCAAACAGCCCgcaa ACGTGTTGGATTCCTTGGACTTGACCATGGACGAGAACAAAGAGAACCAAACCCCAGAAGGTTCGCAAGGCCAACAGGGGGAAATGGATTGGGTCCAGCAATACAACTTGGAACAGGAGAGGGAGGATCAGGAGTTGCAGCAAGCGCTGGCTCAAAGCCTCAAGGAGCAC GAAGCCCAAGAGTTGAGAGAGGCGGATGATCTGAAGAGGGCTACCGAGCTCAGCTTGCAAG AGTTCAACAATTCTTTGCCCGAGCACATATGCTCGGACGACGACTCCGGCAACGAAGACGTGCTCGACATGGAGTACACGGAAGCCGAAGTCGAGAGCCTCAAGAGGAACGCAGAG TGCGGGGACCTGGCCAACTCTTTTCGGCTCATCAGTGTCGTCAGCCACATCGGGAGCAGCTCCACCTCTG GCCATTACATCAGCGACGTTTACGACATGAAGAAGCAGTCGTGGCTGACTTACAACGACCTGGACGTGTCGCGCACCCAAGAGGCGGCCGTCCAGCGGGAGCGCGACCGCAGCGGATACATTTTCTTCTACATGCACAA GGATGTGTTTGAGCAGCTGTCCGAAATGGAGAAGGCCCCCGGCAATGTTTCGGACTTGGGGAGAAATGTTCTGCAGCCCCTCTGA
- the cnot9 gene encoding CCR4-NOT transcription complex subunit 9 → MLATGAAVTNVTALAQVDREKIYQWINELSSPETRENALLELSKKRESVPDLAPMLWHSCGTIAALLQEIVNIYPSINPPTLTAHQSNRVCNALALLQCVASHPETRSAFLAAHIPLFLYPFLHTVSKTRPFEYLRLTSLGVIGALVKTDEQEVINFLLTTEIIPLCLRIMESGSELSKTVATFILQKILLDDTGLAYICQTYERFSHVAMILGKMVLQLSKEPSARLLKHVVRCYLRLSDNLRAREALRQCLPDQLKDSTFAQVLKDDTTTKRWLAQLVKNLQEGQVTDARGIPLAPQ, encoded by the exons ATGCTGGCTACGGGAGcc GCTGTCACCAACGTCACAGCCTTGGCTCAGGTAGACCGGGAAAAGATCTACCAGTGGATAAATGAGCTGTCCAGCCCCGAGACCCGAGAGAACGCCTTGCTGGAGCTCAGCAAGAAACGAGAATCTGTGCCTGACCTGGCCCCCATGCTCTGGCACTCGTGTGGCACCATCGCCGCCCTTTTGCAG GAAATCGTCAACATCTATCCCTCGATAAACCCGCCGACGCTGACGGCTCACCAGTCCAACAGAGTGTGCAACGCGTTAGCGCTTCTCCAGTGTGTCGCCTCGCACCCGGAAACGAG GTCGGCCTTTCTGGCAGCGCACATCCCCCTTTTCCTGTATCCCTTTCTGCACACAGTCAGCAAAACGCGGCCGTTCGAGTACCTGCGCCTTACCAGCCTGGGTGTCATCG GCGCTTTGGTCAAAACAGACGAGCAGGAAGTGATCAACTTCCTCCTCACGACTGAGATCATCCCACTGTGTCTGCGCATTATGGAATCTGGGAGTGAACTCTCCAAAACG GTGGCCACGTTCATCCTGCAGAAGATCCTGTTGGACGACACTGGGCTGGCCTACATCTGCCAGACGTACGAGCGCTTCTCCCACGTGGCCATGATCCTG GGCAAGATGGTGTTGCAGTTGTCCAAGGAACCTTCGGCGCGTCTGCTGAAGCACGTGGTTCGATGCTACCTGCGCCTCTCGGATAATCTCCG AGCCAGAGAAGCTCTGCGGCAGTGTCTCCCCGACCAGTTGAAGGACAGCACCTTTGCGCAGGTGCTGAAAGATGACACAACCACCAAGCGTTGGCTGGCCCAGTTGGTGAAGAACCTCCAGGAGGGTCAGGTGACCGACGCCCGGGGAATCCCCTTGGCCCCGCAGTGA